A portion of the Streptomyces erythrochromogenes genome contains these proteins:
- a CDS encoding RDD family protein, whose translation MSTDQPPPGQPPEEDPFLKKPQEPTPPSGGSPYGPPPPGSGGPPPPGGSGPGGGGYPPPPPPYGGGGDPYGSGGGYGMPDPLAGMPPLADFGKRLAARVIDVVIVAVPLFLIQLAFGTNRYMVETDRGEDVSEVFTKSYSGSGLIMTLISIVAYLGYDWWFTKKDGRTVGKKAMGLRVAMLNDGSVPNSGTSLTRAAVLWLPTLICCFCLWPIALIISILVDKPYKQGLHDKAAKTVVVQAT comes from the coding sequence ATGAGTACCGACCAGCCGCCGCCGGGCCAGCCGCCCGAGGAAGACCCGTTCCTCAAGAAGCCCCAGGAACCGACGCCTCCGTCGGGCGGTTCACCGTACGGACCGCCTCCGCCCGGAAGCGGCGGCCCGCCGCCCCCGGGAGGCTCCGGCCCCGGCGGCGGGGGATATCCGCCCCCTCCGCCCCCGTACGGCGGCGGAGGCGACCCGTACGGCAGTGGCGGCGGCTACGGCATGCCCGACCCGCTCGCGGGCATGCCCCCGCTCGCCGACTTCGGCAAGCGGCTCGCCGCGCGCGTCATCGACGTGGTGATCGTCGCCGTCCCGCTGTTCCTCATCCAGCTGGCCTTCGGCACGAACCGCTACATGGTCGAGACCGACCGGGGCGAGGACGTCAGCGAGGTCTTCACCAAGTCGTACAGCGGCAGCGGTCTGATCATGACCCTGATCTCGATCGTCGCGTACCTCGGCTACGACTGGTGGTTCACCAAGAAGGACGGCCGGACCGTCGGCAAGAAGGCGATGGGCCTGCGCGTCGCCATGCTCAACGACGGCTCCGTGCCGAACTCCGGCACGTCCCTGACCCGGGCCGCCGTGCTCTGGCTGCCGACGCTGATCTGCTGCTTCTGCCTGTGGCCGATCGCGCTGATCATCTCGATCCTCGTCGACAAGCCGTACAAACAGGGCCTGCACGACAAGGCCGCCAAGACCGTGGTGGTCCAGGCGACCTAG
- a CDS encoding immune inhibitor A domain-containing protein, producing MAACATSATFFTVTAAQAEGKAPAAPVADRQDPTTPAKVVEHDLKGPFSEQQAQQRKAALDQVLQGKKGVEQRGASKVVKLDDKKYVELGREKTDKIFTILVEFGDQVDGTTMHDPDGPGPKPAVPKYGGTPGPLHNTIAQPDRAKDNSTAWRKDFSREYFQDLYFASGEGKHSLKTYYEKTSSGRYSVEGEVADWVKVPYNEARYGSNFCGQSNCSNVWDTVKDGVTAWVEAQKKAGKTDAEIKAKLAQYDLWDRYDFDGDGNFNEPDGYIDHFQIVHAGEDESAGGGVQGPDALWAHRWYAYGTSAGKTGPANNKAGGTQIGDSGIWVGDYTMQPENGGLGVFAHEYGHDLGLPDLYDTSGGGENGVGFWSLMSAGSWLGTGKDSIGDMPGDMTAWDKLQLGWLNYDTAKAATKSTHKLGVAEFNTKDKQALVVELPKKKVQTDVVAPAEGSTQWWSNMGDDLKNTLTRSVDLTGKTSAALSLKGWWDIEADYDYLYTEVSTDGGANWTALAGTADGTAIPVDAAGSPSLTGVSGAWKNLNFSLDAYAGKKVDLRFRYQTDGGAGGKGFTGDALTITADGSALFTDGAENGDNGWTGKGFSRIGANFTKEYAQYYLAENRRYVSYDSTLKVGPYNFGFGNTRPDWVEHYPYQDGLLIWQWDTSQKDNNTSVHPGQGLILPIDANAKPMKWADGTLLRNKIQPYDATFSAYSTDAFTLHKNGESLFLKPKPANLVFDDRNPGKYYSDENPTGSVKVTDTNTKIKILKESYDGEVITVEVGPSKK from the coding sequence ATGGCCGCATGCGCGACCAGTGCAACCTTCTTCACCGTCACCGCGGCCCAGGCCGAGGGCAAGGCCCCGGCCGCCCCGGTGGCCGACCGGCAGGACCCGACCACTCCTGCCAAGGTCGTCGAGCACGACCTCAAGGGCCCGTTCAGCGAGCAGCAGGCCCAGCAGCGCAAGGCCGCTCTGGACCAGGTGCTCCAGGGCAAGAAGGGCGTCGAGCAGCGCGGCGCCTCCAAGGTCGTCAAGCTGGACGACAAGAAGTACGTCGAGCTCGGCCGCGAGAAGACCGACAAGATCTTCACGATCCTCGTCGAGTTCGGCGACCAGGTCGACGGCACCACCATGCACGACCCGGACGGCCCCGGCCCCAAGCCGGCCGTTCCGAAGTACGGCGGCACCCCCGGTCCGCTGCACAACACGATCGCGCAGCCCGACCGCGCCAAGGACAACAGCACCGCCTGGCGCAAGGACTTCAGCCGTGAGTACTTCCAGGACCTGTACTTCGCCTCCGGCGAGGGCAAGCACTCCCTGAAGACGTACTACGAGAAGACCTCCTCGGGTCGCTACTCGGTCGAGGGCGAGGTCGCCGACTGGGTCAAGGTCCCGTACAACGAAGCCCGTTACGGCTCCAACTTCTGCGGCCAGAGCAACTGCTCCAACGTCTGGGACACCGTCAAGGACGGCGTCACGGCGTGGGTCGAGGCCCAGAAGAAGGCCGGGAAGACCGACGCCGAGATCAAGGCGAAGCTGGCCCAGTACGACCTGTGGGACCGCTACGACTTCGACGGCGACGGCAACTTCAACGAGCCCGACGGCTACATCGACCACTTCCAGATCGTCCACGCGGGCGAGGACGAGTCGGCCGGCGGCGGCGTGCAGGGCCCCGACGCCCTGTGGGCGCACCGGTGGTACGCCTACGGCACCTCCGCGGGCAAGACCGGCCCGGCCAACAACAAGGCCGGCGGCACCCAGATCGGCGACTCCGGCATCTGGGTCGGCGACTACACGATGCAGCCCGAGAACGGCGGCCTCGGTGTCTTCGCCCACGAGTACGGCCACGACCTCGGCCTGCCCGACCTCTACGACACCTCCGGTGGCGGCGAGAACGGCGTCGGCTTCTGGTCCCTGATGTCGGCCGGCTCCTGGCTCGGCACCGGCAAGGACTCCATAGGCGACATGCCGGGCGACATGACCGCCTGGGACAAGCTCCAGCTGGGCTGGCTGAACTACGACACGGCCAAGGCCGCGACGAAGTCCACCCACAAGCTGGGTGTGGCGGAGTTCAACACCAAGGACAAGCAGGCCCTGGTCGTCGAGCTGCCGAAGAAGAAGGTGCAGACGGACGTCGTCGCTCCCGCCGAGGGTTCCACCCAGTGGTGGAGCAACATGGGTGACGACCTCAAGAACACCCTCACCCGCTCCGTCGACCTGACGGGCAAGACGTCCGCCGCGCTGTCCCTCAAGGGCTGGTGGGACATCGAGGCCGACTACGACTACCTCTACACCGAGGTGTCCACGGACGGCGGCGCCAACTGGACCGCCCTCGCCGGCACCGCCGACGGCACGGCCATCCCGGTCGACGCCGCCGGCAGCCCGTCGCTCACCGGCGTCTCGGGCGCCTGGAAGAACCTGAACTTCTCGCTCGACGCCTACGCGGGCAAGAAGGTCGACCTCCGCTTCCGCTACCAGACGGACGGCGGCGCGGGCGGCAAGGGCTTCACGGGCGACGCCCTCACCATCACCGCGGACGGCTCCGCACTGTTCACCGACGGCGCCGAGAACGGCGACAACGGCTGGACCGGCAAGGGCTTCTCCCGCATCGGTGCCAACTTCACCAAGGAGTACGCGCAGTACTACCTGGCCGAGAACCGCCGCTACGTGTCGTACGACTCCACCCTCAAGGTGGGCCCGTACAACTTCGGCTTCGGCAACACCCGTCCGGACTGGGTCGAGCACTACCCGTACCAGGACGGTCTGCTGATCTGGCAGTGGGACACCAGCCAGAAGGACAACAACACCAGCGTCCACCCGGGCCAGGGTCTGATCCTCCCGATCGACGCCAACGCCAAGCCGATGAAGTGGGCGGACGGCACCCTGCTGCGGAACAAGATCCAGCCGTACGACGCGACGTTCAGCGCGTACTCGACGGACGCGTTCACGCTGCACAAGAATGGCGAGTCGCTGTTCCTGAAGCCGAAGCCCGCGAACCTGGTCTTCGACGACCGCAACCCGGGCAAGTACTACTCCGACGAGAACCCGACCGGATCGGTGAAGGTCACTGACACCAACACCAAGATCAAGATCCTGAAGGAGAGCTACGACGGTGAGGTCATCACCGTCGAGGTTGGCCCGTCGAAGAAGTAA
- a CDS encoding nicotinamidase, with translation MHRALIVVDVQNDFCEGGSLAVTGGADVAAAITELIGQATAGYRHVVATRDHHIDPGAHFAHPPTEPDYESSWPVHCVAGTEGVGFHPNFAPAVASGSVAAVFDKGAYEAAYSGFEGADENGENLAAWLRERHVGEVDVVGIATDHCVKATALDAARAGFTTRVLLDLTAAVAPHTTERALEELRAAGVTLVGTAGPRP, from the coding sequence ATGCACCGCGCACTGATCGTCGTCGACGTACAGAACGACTTCTGCGAGGGCGGCAGCCTCGCGGTCACCGGCGGAGCCGACGTCGCCGCCGCCATCACCGAGCTGATCGGGCAGGCCACCGCCGGGTACCGGCACGTCGTGGCCACCCGCGACCACCACATCGACCCGGGGGCGCACTTCGCGCACCCGCCGACCGAGCCGGACTACGAGTCCTCCTGGCCGGTCCACTGCGTGGCCGGGACGGAGGGGGTCGGCTTCCACCCGAACTTCGCGCCCGCCGTGGCCTCGGGTTCGGTCGCCGCGGTCTTCGACAAGGGTGCGTACGAGGCCGCGTACAGCGGCTTCGAGGGCGCCGACGAGAACGGCGAGAACCTCGCCGCCTGGCTGCGGGAGCGGCACGTCGGCGAGGTCGACGTGGTCGGCATCGCCACCGACCACTGCGTGAAGGCCACCGCCCTCGACGCCGCCCGCGCCGGCTTCACCACGCGCGTCCTGCTGGACCTGACGGCGGCCGTGGCCCCGCACACCACCGAGCGGGCCCTGGAGGAGCTCCGCGCGGCCGGTGTGACCCTCGTGGGCACGGCCGGGCCCCGGCCCTAG
- a CDS encoding nicotinate phosphoribosyltransferase, translated as MNPADLGLPVDVPSTALFTDHYELTMLQAALANGTADRRSVFEVFTRRLPEGRRYGVVAGTGRVLDAVENFRFDSAVLEFLRERAVVDMRTLDWLASYRFSGDIWGYPEGEVYFPGSPILRVEGSFAECVLLETVILSILNHDSAIAAAASRMSSAAGDRPLIEMGARRTHELAAVASARAAYVGGFASTSDLAAGFRYGIPTVGTSAHAFTLVHDSERDAFTAQVASLGRGTTLLVDTYDVAEAVRTAVEVAGPDLGAVRIDSGDLLLVAHRVRQQLDELGATSTRIVVTSDLDEYAIASLAAAPVDAYGVGTQLVTGSGHPTCSMVYKLVARATSADPKAALAPVAKKSTGGKTSIGGRKWAARRRDAEGVAEAEVIGVGPVPSALADQQLLTHLVKAGEVVAREPLEAARDRHRAARAGLPLSATQLSRGEAVIPTEYA; from the coding sequence ATGAACCCTGCGGACCTGGGCCTGCCGGTGGACGTGCCGTCGACAGCGCTCTTCACGGACCATTACGAGCTCACGATGTTGCAGGCCGCGCTGGCCAACGGCACCGCCGACCGCCGCTCGGTCTTCGAGGTGTTCACCCGGCGGCTCCCCGAGGGGCGCCGCTACGGGGTGGTCGCGGGGACCGGGCGGGTGCTGGACGCGGTGGAGAACTTCCGCTTCGACAGCGCGGTGCTGGAGTTCCTGCGCGAGCGGGCCGTCGTCGACATGCGGACGCTGGACTGGCTAGCCTCGTACCGCTTCTCCGGCGACATCTGGGGCTACCCGGAGGGCGAGGTCTACTTCCCCGGCTCGCCGATCCTGCGGGTGGAGGGCAGCTTCGCCGAGTGCGTGCTGCTGGAGACGGTGATCCTCTCGATCCTCAACCACGACTCGGCGATCGCGGCGGCCGCCTCCCGGATGTCCTCGGCGGCCGGCGACCGGCCGCTGATCGAGATGGGCGCGCGGCGCACGCACGAACTGGCGGCCGTCGCCTCGGCCCGGGCCGCGTACGTGGGCGGCTTCGCCTCCACCTCGGACCTTGCGGCCGGCTTCCGCTACGGCATCCCCACCGTCGGCACGAGCGCGCACGCCTTCACCCTGGTCCACGACAGCGAGCGGGACGCCTTCACGGCACAGGTCGCCTCGCTGGGGCGCGGCACCACGCTCCTGGTGGACACCTACGACGTGGCCGAGGCGGTGCGCACCGCCGTCGAGGTGGCGGGCCCCGACCTGGGCGCCGTGCGGATCGACTCCGGGGACCTGCTGCTGGTGGCCCACCGGGTGCGCCAGCAGCTGGACGAGCTGGGGGCGACCTCGACGAGGATCGTGGTCACCTCGGACCTGGACGAGTACGCCATCGCCTCGCTGGCGGCGGCTCCGGTGGACGCGTACGGCGTGGGCACGCAGCTGGTGACCGGCAGCGGGCACCCGACGTGCTCGATGGTCTACAAGCTGGTGGCGCGGGCCACCTCGGCGGACCCGAAGGCGGCGCTGGCGCCGGTGGCCAAGAAGTCCACCGGGGGCAAGACCTCCATCGGCGGCCGCAAGTGGGCTGCGCGGCGTCGGGACGCCGAGGGAGTGGCGGAGGCGGAGGTGATCGGCGTGGGCCCGGTTCCCTCGGCCCTGGCCGACCAGCAGCTGCTGACGCACCTGGTCAAGGCGGGCGAGGTGGTCGCCCGCGAGCCGCTGGAGGCGGCCCGCGACCGCCACCGCGCGGCGCGCGCGGGTCTGCCGCTGTCGGCGACCCAGCTGTCGCGGGGCGAGGCCGTGATCCCGACGGAGTACGCCTGA
- the clpS gene encoding ATP-dependent Clp protease adapter ClpS, giving the protein MGRVSVAPIEIERTESAEETFAVPEPDVPWVTLVHNDPVNLMSYVAYVFQAYFGYSKDVAHKLMLDVHHKGRAVVSSGSREEMERDVQAMHGYGLWATLSQDRN; this is encoded by the coding sequence ATGGGACGAGTGAGTGTTGCTCCCATTGAGATCGAACGCACTGAGTCGGCCGAAGAGACCTTCGCGGTCCCGGAACCTGACGTTCCCTGGGTGACCCTGGTGCACAACGACCCGGTCAACCTCATGAGCTACGTGGCGTACGTGTTCCAGGCGTACTTCGGATACTCGAAGGACGTCGCGCACAAGCTGATGCTCGACGTCCATCACAAGGGGCGGGCGGTCGTCTCGAGCGGCTCCCGCGAGGAAATGGAGCGCGACGTGCAGGCCATGCACGGCTACGGCCTGTGGGCGACCCTCTCCCAGGACCGCAACTGA
- a CDS encoding DUF2017 domain-containing protein: MGRSTGMFESLTGGGAAIALDEIEISILRSLAVQMLELIGPGDPEPAEDADPLAALFAEGPSEPPSDPALARLFPDAYGSPDGTGDEGVDQAELTARSAEFRRFTENDLRARKREDALALVRSLDALTPAGGGAAVLELTGELPLRWLGGLNDLRLTLAARLDITEDDESAALFRLPDDDPRKPMVMAYLWLGGLQESLIETL; this comes from the coding sequence ATGGGGCGGTCGACCGGGATGTTCGAGTCCCTGACGGGCGGCGGAGCCGCCATCGCGCTGGACGAGATCGAGATCTCCATCCTGCGTTCCCTGGCCGTCCAGATGCTGGAGCTGATCGGCCCCGGCGACCCCGAGCCCGCCGAGGACGCCGACCCCCTCGCCGCGCTGTTCGCCGAGGGGCCCAGCGAGCCGCCGTCCGACCCTGCGCTGGCCCGGCTCTTCCCCGACGCCTACGGGTCCCCTGACGGCACGGGCGACGAGGGCGTGGACCAGGCCGAGCTGACGGCCCGCTCCGCGGAGTTCCGCCGCTTCACCGAGAACGACCTGCGCGCCCGCAAGCGCGAGGACGCACTGGCCCTCGTGCGGAGCCTGGACGCGCTCACCCCGGCCGGCGGCGGGGCCGCCGTGCTGGAGCTGACCGGCGAGCTGCCGCTGCGCTGGCTCGGGGGGCTCAACGACCTGCGCCTGACCCTCGCCGCCCGGCTCGACATCACCGAGGACGACGAGAGCGCGGCCCTCTTCCGGCTGCCGGACGACGATCCGCGCAAGCCCATGGTGATGGCCTACCTGTGGCTCGGCGGACTCCAGGAGTCCTTGATCGAAACCCTCTGA
- a CDS encoding amino acid permease, with amino-acid sequence MTSVQVEQHGNTPGEGTQGDGGEGYHRTLGARQIQMIAIGGAIGTGLFLGAGKAISKAGPSLILAYAIAGLVIFFIMRALGELLMYRPVSGSFSDYAREFLGPFWGYVTGWTYWLFWVVTGITEVTAAAQYMSYWTHDSFPQWAYALIFTVILYGANLISVKLFGELEFWFSMVKVTAIVGMILICAGILTIGFSDAADTATVSNLWNDGGFFPKGIGGTLMTLQIVMFAFLAVELVGVTAGESKDPEKTLPKAINTVPWRIAVFYVGALIMILSVVPWTHFQPGVSPFVAAFERMGLGIGAAIVNFVVLTAALSSCNSGMYSTGRMLRDLALNGQGPKVFTKLTKSGTPLIGTTFSASLMLVGVWINYVAPGKAFDYVVSFATISGMWAWIMILVCQIRYRAKADRGELPGSKFKAPGAPYTSWFALAFIAMVIVMMGADKDARVSLYCAPLWGVILGVAYLVMKNRDPRGAAFTKAS; translated from the coding sequence ATGACCTCAGTGCAGGTCGAGCAGCACGGCAACACGCCCGGCGAGGGCACCCAGGGCGACGGCGGCGAGGGATACCACCGCACGCTCGGCGCCCGCCAGATCCAGATGATCGCGATCGGCGGAGCCATCGGCACCGGCCTCTTCCTGGGCGCCGGCAAGGCGATCTCCAAGGCCGGCCCCAGCCTGATCCTGGCGTACGCGATCGCGGGCCTGGTCATCTTCTTCATCATGCGGGCCCTGGGCGAGCTGCTCATGTACCGCCCGGTCTCGGGCTCCTTCTCGGACTACGCCCGCGAGTTCCTGGGCCCCTTCTGGGGCTACGTGACGGGCTGGACGTACTGGCTGTTCTGGGTGGTCACCGGCATCACCGAGGTCACCGCCGCCGCGCAGTACATGTCGTACTGGACCCACGACAGCTTCCCGCAGTGGGCCTACGCGCTGATCTTCACGGTCATCCTCTACGGCGCCAACCTGATCTCCGTGAAGCTCTTCGGTGAGCTGGAGTTCTGGTTCTCCATGGTCAAGGTCACCGCCATCGTCGGCATGATCCTGATCTGCGCCGGCATCCTCACCATCGGCTTCTCCGACGCCGCCGACACCGCCACCGTCTCCAACCTGTGGAACGACGGCGGCTTCTTCCCCAAGGGCATCGGCGGCACGCTGATGACCCTGCAGATCGTGATGTTCGCCTTCCTCGCGGTCGAGCTGGTCGGCGTCACCGCCGGCGAGTCCAAGGACCCCGAGAAGACCCTGCCCAAGGCCATCAACACCGTGCCGTGGCGCATCGCCGTCTTCTACGTCGGCGCGCTCATCATGATCCTGTCGGTCGTCCCGTGGACGCACTTCCAGCCGGGCGTCTCGCCCTTCGTCGCCGCCTTCGAGCGCATGGGCCTGGGCATCGGCGCCGCGATCGTCAACTTCGTCGTCCTGACCGCCGCCCTGTCCTCCTGCAACTCCGGCATGTACTCCACCGGCCGCATGCTGCGCGACCTCGCGCTCAACGGCCAGGGCCCGAAGGTCTTCACCAAGCTCACCAAGAGCGGCACCCCGCTCATCGGCACCACCTTCAGCGCCTCGCTGATGCTGGTGGGCGTCTGGATCAACTACGTCGCCCCCGGCAAGGCCTTCGACTACGTCGTCTCCTTCGCCACCATCTCCGGCATGTGGGCCTGGATCATGATCCTGGTCTGCCAGATCCGCTACCGGGCCAAGGCCGACCGCGGCGAGCTGCCCGGTTCGAAGTTCAAGGCCCCCGGCGCCCCGTACACCAGCTGGTTCGCCCTGGCCTTCATCGCCATGGTCATCGTGATGATGGGCGCCGACAAGGACGCCCGCGTCTCGCTGTACTGCGCCCCGCTGTGGGGGGTCATCCTGGGCGTCGCCTACCTGGTCATGAAGAACCGCGACCCGCGCGGCGCGGCCTTCACCAAGGCGTCGTAG
- a CDS encoding M67 family metallopeptidase encodes MLTLTQALYDRIVEHSRQDHPDEACGVVAGPAGTGRPERFVPMLNAARSPTFYEFDSKDLLKLYREMDDRDEEPVIVYHSHTATEAYPSRTDVTYANEPGAHYVLVSTADKDGLGQFQFRSYRIVDGVITEEEVQVVEAY; translated from the coding sequence ATGCTGACCCTCACCCAGGCCCTGTACGACCGGATCGTCGAGCACTCCCGCCAGGACCACCCCGACGAGGCGTGCGGTGTCGTGGCCGGCCCGGCGGGCACCGGCCGCCCCGAGCGGTTCGTCCCGATGCTCAACGCGGCCCGCTCGCCCACCTTCTACGAGTTCGACTCGAAGGACCTCCTCAAGCTCTACCGCGAGATGGACGACCGCGACGAGGAGCCGGTGATCGTCTACCACTCGCACACCGCGACCGAGGCCTACCCCTCGCGCACGGACGTCACCTACGCGAACGAGCCCGGCGCGCACTACGTGCTGGTCTCCACCGCCGACAAGGACGGGCTCGGGCAGTTCCAGTTCCGCTCGTACCGGATCGTCGACGGCGTGATCACCGAGGAAGAAGTGCAGGTCGTCGAGGCCTACTGA
- a CDS encoding putative leader peptide has product MVSHDVSIETPGRLLLVARLHVDLCRLASAICPAA; this is encoded by the coding sequence ATGGTTTCCCACGACGTGAGCATCGAGACGCCCGGCAGGCTGCTGCTCGTGGCGCGGCTGCACGTCGACCTGTGCCGACTCGCCAGCGCCATCTGTCCTGCCGCCTGA
- a CDS encoding MoaD/ThiS family protein, which produces MAIEVRIPTILRTYTDGEKAVNGEGATLADLFADLETRHKGIRERLIDQAAGGQLRRFVNVYLNDEDVRFLDGISTALKDGDNVTILPAVAGGSK; this is translated from the coding sequence ATGGCCATCGAGGTCCGCATCCCCACCATCCTCCGCACCTACACCGACGGCGAGAAGGCCGTGAACGGTGAGGGCGCCACGCTCGCCGACCTCTTCGCGGACCTGGAGACCCGGCACAAGGGCATTCGAGAGCGACTCATCGACCAGGCCGCCGGCGGCCAGCTGCGCCGCTTCGTGAACGTCTACCTCAACGACGAGGACGTCCGCTTCCTCGACGGCATCTCCACCGCCCTCAAGGACGGCGACAACGTCACCATCCTCCCGGCCGTGGCCGGCGGATCGAAGTAA
- a CDS encoding PLP-dependent cysteine synthase family protein: protein MRYDSPLAAVGNTPLVRLPRLSPSQDVRIWAKLEDRNPTGSIKDRPALHMVEQAEKDGRLYPGCTILEPTSGNTGISLAMAAKLKGYRIVCVMPENTSQERRDLLAMWGAEIISSPAAGGSNTAVRVAKELAAEHPDWVMLYQYGNPDNAGAHYATTGPEILADLPSITHFVAGLGTTGTLMGVGRYLRENVPGVKIVAAEPRYDDLVYGLRNLDEGFVPELYDASVLTTRYSVGSADAVTRTRELLQQEGIFAGVSTGAALHAAIGVGRKAVAAGETADIVFVVADGGWKYLSTGVYTAATTEEAIEVLQGQLWA, encoded by the coding sequence ATGCGCTACGACTCCCCGCTGGCCGCGGTCGGCAACACGCCGCTGGTCCGGCTGCCCCGGCTGTCCCCGTCGCAAGACGTCCGGATCTGGGCCAAGCTGGAAGACCGCAACCCGACCGGCTCGATCAAGGACCGCCCCGCGCTCCACATGGTCGAGCAGGCCGAGAAGGACGGCCGGCTGTACCCCGGCTGCACCATCCTGGAGCCCACCTCGGGCAACACCGGGATCTCGCTGGCGATGGCGGCCAAGCTCAAGGGCTACCGCATCGTGTGCGTGATGCCGGAGAACACCAGCCAGGAACGGCGCGACCTGCTGGCCATGTGGGGAGCCGAGATCATCTCGTCGCCGGCCGCCGGCGGCTCCAACACCGCCGTCCGGGTGGCCAAGGAACTGGCAGCGGAGCACCCGGACTGGGTGATGCTCTACCAGTACGGCAACCCGGACAACGCGGGGGCGCACTACGCCACCACCGGCCCGGAGATCCTCGCCGACCTCCCGTCGATCACCCACTTCGTGGCCGGCCTGGGCACCACCGGCACCCTCATGGGCGTCGGCCGCTACCTGCGCGAGAACGTCCCCGGAGTGAAGATCGTCGCGGCCGAGCCGCGCTACGACGACCTCGTGTACGGACTGCGCAACCTGGACGAGGGCTTCGTCCCCGAGCTGTACGACGCCTCCGTGCTCACCACCCGCTACTCGGTGGGCTCCGCGGACGCGGTCACCCGCACGCGGGAGCTCCTCCAGCAGGAGGGCATCTTCGCGGGCGTCTCCACGGGCGCCGCCCTGCACGCGGCGATCGGCGTCGGCCGCAAGGCGGTGGCCGCGGGCGAGACGGCCGACATCGTCTTCGTCGTGGCCGACGGCGGCTGGAAGTACCTCTCGACCGGCGTCTACACCGCGGCGACGACGGAAGAGGCCATCGAAGTCCTCCAGGGTCAGCTCTGGGCCTGA
- a CDS encoding MBL fold metallo-hydrolase — protein MKLTVVGCSGSFPSAESACSSYLVEADGFRLLLDMGNGALGDLQRHCGLYDLDAIFLSHLHADHCIDMCAYFVARFYRHEGGRCGTIPVFGPEGTEKRLTAAYDDVPDERSMSEVFDFRTLKTGTFEIGPFQVRTERVAHPVESYAIRIEHGGRSLTYSGDTGVCAELGQLAEGVDLFLCEASFTHGKEDIPDLHLNGREAGEYAHGGSVGRLVLTHIPPWTDPAQNLADARAVYDGPVDLAYAGAVYEV, from the coding sequence ATGAAGCTCACCGTCGTCGGCTGTTCGGGGTCGTTCCCGTCCGCGGAATCGGCCTGTTCGAGCTACCTCGTCGAGGCCGACGGCTTCCGGCTGCTCCTCGACATGGGCAACGGCGCCCTCGGCGATCTCCAGCGCCACTGCGGTCTCTACGACCTCGACGCGATCTTCCTGAGCCATCTGCACGCCGATCACTGCATCGACATGTGCGCGTACTTCGTCGCCCGCTTCTACCGCCACGAGGGCGGCCGTTGCGGCACCATCCCCGTCTTCGGCCCCGAGGGCACCGAGAAGCGCCTGACCGCGGCCTACGACGACGTCCCCGACGAGCGCTCGATGAGCGAGGTCTTCGACTTCCGCACCCTGAAGACCGGGACCTTCGAGATCGGCCCCTTCCAGGTCCGCACCGAGCGCGTCGCCCACCCCGTCGAGTCCTACGCCATCCGCATCGAGCACGGCGGCCGCTCGCTCACGTACTCCGGGGACACCGGCGTCTGCGCCGAGCTGGGCCAGCTCGCCGAGGGCGTCGACCTCTTCCTGTGCGAGGCCTCCTTCACGCACGGCAAGGAGGACATCCCGGACCTCCACCTCAACGGCCGCGAGGCCGGCGAGTACGCCCACGGCGGCAGCGTCGGGCGGCTCGTGCTCACCCACATCCCGCCGTGGACGGACCCCGCGCAGAACCTCGCCGACGCCCGCGCGGTCTATGACGGCCCGGTCGACCTGGCGTACGCGGGAGCGGTCTACGAGGTCTGA